One part of the Eriocheir sinensis breed Jianghai 21 unplaced genomic scaffold, ASM2467909v1 Scaffold139, whole genome shotgun sequence genome encodes these proteins:
- the LOC126989960 gene encoding neogenin-like, giving the protein MALNDHIRVCWQPPAQHNVLLCGYTIAWDQGVADIYSKIVDSKQHGYIIDKLEPNMEFVISLRAFNNVGDGQPVYQQVRTQPEEEEVVAPTLDPAVGVKAVVLTPFTVVLQWADTMLSQNQYNSCTTFSSSSSSRYVNATDVTCLIDSLKPSTVCEFAVKTIRVRPQCWKPSFFFQ; this is encoded by the exons ATGGCACTGAATGACCACATCAGGGTGTGCTGGCAGCCCCCCGCACAGCACAATGTGCTGCTGTGTGGCTACACCATTGCCTGGGACCAAGGCGTGGCAGACATCTACTCCAAGATCGTGGACAGCAAGCAGCACGGTTACATCATTGATAAGCTGG aacccaacatggagtttgtgataagcctgcgagccttcaacaacgtgggtgatgggcaaccggtgtaccagcaagtccgcacccagccagaggaggaggaggtggtggcacccacgctggacccggcggtgggggtgaaggccgtggtgctgacgcccttcaccgtggtgctgcagtgggcggacaccatgctgagccagaaccag tacaacagctgcaccaccttctcgtcctcatcctccagccgctatgtcaacgccacggatgtgacctgcctcattgacagcctcaagccatcaacagtgtgtgagtttgctgtgaagaccatcagggtgagaccacagtgctggaagccttcgttcttctttcagtaa